The genomic interval AAAAGCCCCATGGTCGAGGAGGCCGAGGACGTGATCGAAGAGACCCTCGGGGAGTAGACAAAAATGGGGGTAATCCTATAAAAATCTTGACAATGTGCTCATGAGAGTATACGTATGCACATTTTGTCAGGCCCGCTGGAAGCGCGAAGGAATTTTCAGGACACGAGGAGCATATGCCGACGATCAACCAGTTAGTCCGCAACGGTAGAAAACGAGTCAAGAAAAAGACCAATACCCCGGCCCTCAAGCAGGCGCCGCAGAAGCGGGGCGTTTGTACCCGGGTTTACACCTCGACCCCCAAAAAGCCGAACTCCGCCCTGCGCAAGGTTGCCAGGGTGCGGCTGACGACGGGGGTGGAAGTCACGGCCTACATCCCAGGCATCGGGCACAACCTTCAGGAGCACTCGGTGGTTCTGGTTCGCGGCGGGCGCGTCAAGGATTTGCCCGGTGTTCGGTATCACATCGTCCGGGGCACCCTGGACGCCCTGGGGGTTGACGACCGCAAGCAGGGGCG from Desulfobacteraceae bacterium carries:
- the rpsL gene encoding 30S ribosomal protein S12; its protein translation is MPTINQLVRNGRKRVKKKTNTPALKQAPQKRGVCTRVYTSTPKKPNSALRKVARVRLTTGVEVTAYIPGIGHNLQEHSVVLVRGGRVKDLPGVRYHIVRGTLDALGVDDRKQGRSKYGAKRPK